The genomic DNA GGCAGCGGCCATTGCGCCCAGTTCTGTTTTGCGAGGCATGAAGCGCCCCAGGATGATCATAGCCACAGCAACAACACCTAAGCCAAGGGAAGGGCAAATGCCCGTGTCCATGTAATCAGACAACAACAAGATCGCGCCCAAAACCATCGCACTGGCAACTATGAATAACCCAATGCCTAATCCCGTATATAAATTACGGATATTCTGTGGGCTCTCTAGGAAAAACCCTGCTTTCACGACAGCCCGGTACATCTTTTTCTGCAAGCCCGGGATAGCAGTATAGAATTTTTCCTGTAGATCCGAGAGATACACCCATTCCCGCCCACGAAACAGCCTGGAGAGCAAATCTTCCTCGTAGTCACGCAGTTCATCCTCGCCAGTTGTGCGCTCGAACAAAAAATCTCGCTTCACGCCAAGGCCAAGGAAGCCTTTTTCTTGTTCCTCGGTGATCTTAATATGGCCACGACGCGCCAGATCCACAATGGTAGCCACGATGTCCTGCATATCTGCCCTCTCATCCAGGAGAGCCCCAGCCAAGCCAGGTGGCAACTCGTCAGGCGGCTCAGAGAGATATTCGGCAACGAGGCCGGCCGTTTTGTCGCGTCCCCGGGTGTACCAGAGAACCAGTAACAGTGCTAGCCCAAACACTGGGATCAGCACGCCGAGGAACACGCCGATTAAATTGACCAAAGGTCGGTATTTTTCATCGTATTCGGCCTTGCGATCCTCTGCTATCTGCCAGGATGGCGCCTGTCCCTGTACTACACCATGCGGGAACTGCACGCGTACTTCCAGTTCTTGTCCTGGAGGGATCTGTCCGGCCACAAAACGCACTGTGCGCCCATCTATAACTTCGTATTTGGCATTGGCTCCATAACTTGCTACTTTCAGCAAATCGGGTTGAAAGTGGGATGGTAGATGCACAGTCACCACTGATGAGTTCACTGGAAAATCGCGGTCTGGGAAGACCGCCTTCCACCACAGTTGATCGCCACCAGGGTAAAAGCGCAACCCACCCTTCACAGTGTAGCCGATAGTGAATGTGCGTGAGGCATTGGAAGTGTAAGGGTAATACCAGGTGATGCGGAAGTTGCCATCCTCCTGTCCGGTTTTGAAGGTGTACTCAGACTCCTCGCCGGGTCGATATTGCGCGCTACCCTCGCTTACTGACACATCCGTGATATCCTCCAGTCGGTTGGTGGGAATATTGCGGTAAGCGAAATGAAAGGATCCCTGGGTGAAAACAAACTTCTGCGTTTCTACGATACGGATATCAGAGTTGGGCAAAACAGTAATATCAACGTTGATATACTCCCAATAATATGTCTTACCTTGGGCACGTGCTAATGGCACAAGGGTCACAAAAAGAGCCCCTGTGATCAAGAGAAGCTTGAGCAATTTATACGGGCTCATGTGCGCCCTCCTTAGTTGAGAAATATGGAATCGGAAAACACACGTAATTGTATCCTGAATCATTTCTTTCCACAAACGGCCAAGGGTTGCTTCAACCCACGATCTGCCGAAACACCCGCAACCAGTTGCCACCCAGGAATTTGCGAATGTCTTCTTCGGAGTAGCCCCGTTCGGCCATGCCCAACGTGATCAGGGGTAGCGAGGCCGCATCTTTGATCTCTCGTACGCCTTCCTCATAGCCGTCGAAGTCTGACCCCAGCCCCACGTGATCAATTCCGGCTACCTTGACGATATGGTCCACGTGGTCGAGCAGTTTTGCCAGAGTAGCCTGTTCCTTATCTTCGGCCACAAAACTGGCAACGAAAGTGACGCCTACGACCCCACCACTCCTAGCGATACCCTCCAGTTGCTCATCAGTGAGATTGCGCTGGTGCGGGCAAACGGCATAGGCATTGGCATGAGAAGCTACCACTGGCCCTTGGCTGATGGCCAGCACGTCCCGCACGCCCGCAGGGGCCAAGTGCGCTACGTCCACCATAACGCCCAGGCGGTTTAATTCCTCAATCAGTTTGACGCCAAACTCAGTGAGCCCCCCGCCAGTGCGTTTCTCTCCTAGACCGTCGGCGGCTTGGTTGCGGAAGTTCCAGGTGATCCCTACATTGCGCAAGCCAAGTTGATACAATAAACGCAACACACCCAAGTCACCTTCTAATGCCTCGGCGCCTTCGAGGCCTAGAACTCCTGCTACTTTACCCCTCCGCTTGGCCTCCTCGATGTCAGCAGCGCGGGTAGCGAGAAGCAGGCGATCGGCATTCGCCTCGGCTTCGCGTTGGAAGAGGTCGATCAAGCGCAGCGCTTGCCAGGTAGCACGGGCGGGCAAATATTCGGGAGCGATGTACAAGGCGAATATCTGTGCAGTTACACCCCCTTCCGTAAGGCGCGGCAGATCCACGTGACCTCTCTCCGATCGCTCACCCAATTTCCAATTGCCTTCTTGAATCTCAAGGAGAGTATCACAATGCCCATCGAAGATGATCGCGTCCCGATGCAGTGACTGTGTGTCCAAAGCGTCCTCCCTTTCGTAGTTAGCGGCGATATTATAGTCCCCTCGTGCACATGGGCAAGTTTGGCAGTGGCTGTTTTCGCAAAGAGCCAGGCTTGTGGTAAGATGTATATTAAGACCCGGAGGTAGTCGCACCGACGTGCGTATCTTAATGGTGGTACACAAATTCCCTCCTGAGAGTCTTGGGGGGACAGAAATACATTCCGAAAGCCTGGCCCGTGAGTTAGCCGTTCGCCACGAAGTCACGATATTCTACCGCCAGTACGTCAATACAACACAGGAAGCTGCTGCCATACAGTCTTCTACCGACCTGCGCCTTGCTCCGGTGAGGGTCCAAGCGACGGCCCGGCTTAGCACCCTTATAGGGGAGTTCTGGTATTCCTTTCGCAATAAGGCAATCGAGCGGCGCTTCGGTGCGCTTCTGGAAGAGGTGCGCCCCGACATCGTGCACGTACAGCATGTGATGGGCCTTTCGGCAGAATTGATCCCCATCGCCAAGAAATACGGATTGCCGGTCGTGCTCACGCTGCACGATTACTGGTACATGTGCGCCAAGTCGCAACTCATCCGGCCAGATGAGCAAGTTTGCGAAATGGTGGATACAGGTCCTGACTGTGTCCTCTGTGCTGCGGCACGGGTTGGATTATCGGCCTTGCGTTGGGTGACACCTTTAGCGACCTGGCCTTTCTTCTACCGCCGCCGAGTGATGCATCGCGCTCTGCAATTCGTGGATCGTTTTATCGCACCTTCTCAGTTCCTTATCACCAAATACATTGCCCATGGACTCCCCAGGGACAAGATCGTCTACATAGAAAATGGCATTCGCCTGCCAACAGCGTTACCAAATGATATGAGCCGACGAAATGACAGGCTATGCTTCGCTTACCTGGGCGCCATAGCCCCACAGAAAGGCGTGCACATTCTGATAGAGGCCTTCAATGGTCTATCGCCCGACTCCGCGGAGTTACGTATCTATGGGGATCTAGAGACCTTCCCGGACTACGTGGCCAAGTTGCGCCGGGATTGCCGGAACCCAAGCGTGCACTTCCTGGGTTCGGTACCCCACGATAGAGTACTTGAAACCATTGCCCGGGCTGATGCATTAATTGTACCCTCGCTATGGTTCGAGAACTCGCCTTTGGTCATTCAGGAAGCAGCCGCTGTTAGGGTACCAGTGATTGCTTCTCGAAATGGGGCGCTGGCGGAGAAAGTGCAGGAGGGGAAAAACGGTTTTCTCTTCACCGTTGGGGACCCGCTGGCACTACGTGCCATTATCCAAACTATCGTGGAGAACCCTGTGCAACTGGAGTGGGTTCGTGCGCACATCGAGCCACCCAAGTCCATTGCCGAAACAGCCACACAGGTTGAGGCAGTGTACTGGGAAGCGCTCGCAGTGAACAGATTAGAACCCGCGGAGCCAGATTCTCGCTAACGGACGGGTATGATTATAATCCGATAAGTCTTCAAGATGGGCATGGAAAGGCGTCCATGAGCGCTGCGGTCATTTTTGAGGGAGTTTCCAAGCGATTCATACTCGAACACGAGCGGCCTCGTTCTTTTCAAGAGGTAATGCTTCGTTTGGTCCGTCCCGGCTCAAAGAGCAATCGCGAGGTTTTCTGGGCCTTAAATGACGTGAGTTTCACCCTAGAGCACGGCCAGACACTGGGCATCATAGGGGCCAATGGCTCGGGCAAGAGCACGGTCCTAAAACTCATCGGCCGGATCATCCAACCCACCTTAGGTCGCATCACAGTGAACGGGCGGGTCTCCGCATTATTGGAGCTCGGTGCAGGCTTCCATCCCGACCTGACTGGCCGAGAGAATATCTACCTCAACGGGGCAATCATGGGCATGTCACGGCGGCAGGTGGATGAACGATTCGACGATATCGTCTCATTCGCTGAGTTAGAGCGTTTCATCGATGCGCCGGTCAAGCACTACTCCTCGGGCATGTATCTGCGCCTAGGGTTCTCTGTCGCCGTTCACTCCAACCCCGAGATCTTGTTAGTGGACGAAATTTTGGCTGTGGGCGACATAGAATTCCAGCGCAAGTGTTTACAGCGCATCGACGAATTGGTACGTGGTGGTGTGACCATTGTCTTCGTATCTCATAACCTCGCTGCGGTGCGAAATCTCTGCCAGACAGCAATCTGGCTGGATGAGGGCATTGTCCGCGCCCAAGGTGATACTCAGACAGTTACCGATGCTTACATAGAAGGTTATCGCGCTGCCCATGCGGCTCAGCTGCGCGCTACGGGCCGCAGCTCTGCACTCCGCGGTCGTTGGGGTTCTGGCGAAGTGGAGATTACTATGGTAGAGTTCGTAGATGAAGCCGGCCGACGGTGCAGTGAGTTTGTCACCGGCGCTCCCTTCCGAGCGCGAATCTACTATCGCGCAGAGAAGCGTGTAGAGAATCCAGTGTTTGGCATCGCTATTTTCCGTAACGATGGCGTACATATCACTGGTCCCAACACCCGAGTAGCAGGTTATCCAATCCCCCATCTTGAGGGTAGCGGCTACATAGAGTACATTGCGTCCTCGCTGCCGCTCCTGGAGGGCTCTTATGATGTCACAGTCGCCGTGCATGATGAAATGGAATACGTGATGTACGATTGTCATCCGCAGATGTATTCATTTAAAGTGCGCGGGGGTGGCATACACGAACGACAAGGCATTGTGCACATTCCTAGTTCCTGGGTGCTCCACGCGGCTAGTTCGGATAAAGTAAACTATGATTAACAGGCTGCGAGAATTATCTCAATACCGAGAACTTGTCTATAATCTGGTGGTGCGCGACCTAAAAGTGCGTTACAAAGGTTCCATCTTTGGTTTTTTCTGGTCGTTCCTGAACCCGCTACTTATGATGCTGGTACTGACCTTTGTCTTTACCATCATCATGCCTAACCCCAATATCCGGAACTTCCCGATTTTTCTTCTGTGTGGTCTGCTACCTTGGAATTTCTTCACCTCAACGGTTAACAGTTCGGTCACCAGCATTGTGGGTAATGCTCCGCTGGTCAAAAAGGTCTATTTTCCTCGCGAGGTGCTTCCTATTTCCACCGTGCTCTCCAATCTGGTCAATTTCCTCCTGACGCTGATCGTTTTGTTCGCCATCATCGCCCTTTTCCGCGCACGCATCACAGTCTGGGTACTGATGTTACCGTTGGTCATCCTAATCCAGGTGATGTTCACCTTAGGTATCTCCTTTATCCTAGCGACGCTTAACGTGTTCTACCGGGATACAGCGGTGATTATTAATGTGGTGTTGATGGCTTGGTTTTTCCTCACGCCCATTTTCTACCCCATCAACGTTATCGGACAGA from Chloroflexota bacterium includes the following:
- a CDS encoding DUF2207 domain-containing protein codes for the protein MSPYKLLKLLLITGALFVTLVPLARAQGKTYYWEYINVDITVLPNSDIRIVETQKFVFTQGSFHFAYRNIPTNRLEDITDVSVSEGSAQYRPGEESEYTFKTGQEDGNFRITWYYPYTSNASRTFTIGYTVKGGLRFYPGGDQLWWKAVFPDRDFPVNSSVVTVHLPSHFQPDLLKVASYGANAKYEVIDGRTVRFVAGQIPPGQELEVRVQFPHGVVQGQAPSWQIAEDRKAEYDEKYRPLVNLIGVFLGVLIPVFGLALLLVLWYTRGRDKTAGLVAEYLSEPPDELPPGLAGALLDERADMQDIVATIVDLARRGHIKITEEQEKGFLGLGVKRDFLFERTTGEDELRDYEEDLLSRLFRGREWVYLSDLQEKFYTAIPGLQKKMYRAVVKAGFFLESPQNIRNLYTGLGIGLFIVASAMVLGAILLLSDYMDTGICPSLGLGVVAVAMIILGRFMPRKTELGAMAAAKWRAFKRYLEHIEHYTDLKTAQDIFEKYLGYAIAFGLERSWVNKFAAVGTPAPTWYYPYRPIHYGGTGVGSSGGGGVESGGIPLLQSISDGLSGSLQSMSDGFFAMLNSASSTLSSAPSSHGGGGFSGGGGGGGGGGGGGGGGAG
- a CDS encoding membrane dipeptidase, with protein sequence MDTQSLHRDAIIFDGHCDTLLEIQEGNWKLGERSERGHVDLPRLTEGGVTAQIFALYIAPEYLPARATWQALRLIDLFQREAEANADRLLLATRAADIEEAKRRGKVAGVLGLEGAEALEGDLGVLRLLYQLGLRNVGITWNFRNQAADGLGEKRTGGGLTEFGVKLIEELNRLGVMVDVAHLAPAGVRDVLAISQGPVVASHANAYAVCPHQRNLTDEQLEGIARSGGVVGVTFVASFVAEDKEQATLAKLLDHVDHIVKVAGIDHVGLGSDFDGYEEGVREIKDAASLPLITLGMAERGYSEEDIRKFLGGNWLRVFRQIVG
- a CDS encoding glycosyltransferase family 4 protein, producing the protein MRILMVVHKFPPESLGGTEIHSESLARELAVRHEVTIFYRQYVNTTQEAAAIQSSTDLRLAPVRVQATARLSTLIGEFWYSFRNKAIERRFGALLEEVRPDIVHVQHVMGLSAELIPIAKKYGLPVVLTLHDYWYMCAKSQLIRPDEQVCEMVDTGPDCVLCAAARVGLSALRWVTPLATWPFFYRRRVMHRALQFVDRFIAPSQFLITKYIAHGLPRDKIVYIENGIRLPTALPNDMSRRNDRLCFAYLGAIAPQKGVHILIEAFNGLSPDSAELRIYGDLETFPDYVAKLRRDCRNPSVHFLGSVPHDRVLETIARADALIVPSLWFENSPLVIQEAAAVRVPVIASRNGALAEKVQEGKNGFLFTVGDPLALRAIIQTIVENPVQLEWVRAHIEPPKSIAETATQVEAVYWEALAVNRLEPAEPDSR
- a CDS encoding ABC transporter ATP-binding protein, whose protein sequence is MSAAVIFEGVSKRFILEHERPRSFQEVMLRLVRPGSKSNREVFWALNDVSFTLEHGQTLGIIGANGSGKSTVLKLIGRIIQPTLGRITVNGRVSALLELGAGFHPDLTGRENIYLNGAIMGMSRRQVDERFDDIVSFAELERFIDAPVKHYSSGMYLRLGFSVAVHSNPEILLVDEILAVGDIEFQRKCLQRIDELVRGGVTIVFVSHNLAAVRNLCQTAIWLDEGIVRAQGDTQTVTDAYIEGYRAAHAAQLRATGRSSALRGRWGSGEVEITMVEFVDEAGRRCSEFVTGAPFRARIYYRAEKRVENPVFGIAIFRNDGVHITGPNTRVAGYPIPHLEGSGYIEYIASSLPLLEGSYDVTVAVHDEMEYVMYDCHPQMYSFKVRGGGIHERQGIVHIPSSWVLHAASSDKVNYD
- a CDS encoding ABC transporter permease; the encoded protein is MINRLRELSQYRELVYNLVVRDLKVRYKGSIFGFFWSFLNPLLMMLVLTFVFTIIMPNPNIRNFPIFLLCGLLPWNFFTSTVNSSVTSIVGNAPLVKKVYFPREVLPISTVLSNLVNFLLTLIVLFAIIALFRARITVWVLMLPLVILIQVMFTLGISFILATLNVFYRDTAVIINVVLMAWFFLTPIFYPINVIGQTKSILGYQIDVHRLLRILNPMASLVASYRDILYWGSPTGLDFLFRTFVTALGIMIVGYWVFCRYSAIFSEEV